The Sabethes cyaneus chromosome 1, idSabCyanKW18_F2, whole genome shotgun sequence DNA segment gtctttttttgacagcttgagaaaaaaattccaaaattttagttgccacccgttaatcgagcaaatggaacaaaatttggcatgtgaagatttttggagacaagaatttttttctaagaAAACATGTTGATTTGCAGTGCAAAAGCATTGACTACCATGTTGACTGCAGGTTTGCTGGAAAACAAGGTTATTTAACGTGTTTGAATCGAAGGGAAAAACTTTTGATACCCGAATTATCGGCATATGAAACTAAATTATGAATATTTGCACATTGAAATTCATGTGTGAGTTCTTTTGGTAATGCCGAGTCTATTTTCATCGGTTTAGTTTTGCGATTGGAATTCAAGTGAATGAAAGTTTTTTGATGTCGTTTCAAGTGCAatattttgttgaaaataaattgGGCTCTAATGAAGACTTACAGTCGTGTCGATTGTCGAGCCAGAGAAGACAACATTCAATAGTAAAGCAAAGTCTTGGTTGTTAACGTTCCTGATTTCGGAACGCGTTAGTTTTGATTTACGCTCGACAGATCTCATaggcagctgttagagtacaggacaattctAGCGTTGTCGTTACAATCCCTCGAttggctctaacagcctctcccagccaagacTTGAACATACCAAGACTAGCTTTTaagaaaatcaaatattttaataatatttcTGCAGGAGAAATCTTTAATGTTAAGATGAATAATTTTTATGGTTGGTTGAAATTGTcgattcatttgtatgggagacctcCCCTTCCAGAGGGACGacgggtctcaaaccaccatagaaacatttgcttgattagttcacgagttatttggaaatttgtgattcatttgtatgagagacccccccttccagaggggaaAGCGGTCTCGAAcaatcataaaaaccttccccggtgtcaaaacccctgcatacaaatgtttaagccgatcggttcagtaggttTCTGAGTGTCTCACAGGGTCTCACAGACAAGCAGACAGaacgaaattcatttttataggtatagataattgcCACATGTATAACTTTTTCGAATCTtatcttcaattttcaatattaaacattgaaacacaatttttttgTTCTACAGCAAGGTAGTCGGTGAGTTTTGACCCATGCGTTAGGTGCACTCTGTTTTGGCCCATTACagtaaaattaaatgaaaaggaATAAAAAAGTCGTGCGCGTAATACATGGGTCAAAACACATCAATTACATTACTCCCGCTACATTGGTGCAATTGCACTTGCGCGAAATGTCCAACTCGAATAAGAGTATCATAAGCAGCACATTTAGTTACTGCGACCTATTTACGATTAAAGTGAAGTTGGTGATGCATTGGTTACGGTAACTTAATATAGACGACGCGTCCTACTTGGGATGAAGTCGCTCGAAGAATTCTTGCCATTCTCGCTCGTAGATAGCTAGATTTTCAGAAAGTTAACGACGTGCCTAGAACGCCATCTTTTCAAACCAAAGGCAACTATGATTCGAACGAAGAAAATGATTTATAGCAGCTAAATTTTCAGCTTCACAAAATTAGTCTTTCATTTCCACACGTGCGGAATCACTCAATTTATGTGGACAATTTGAATTATGGCTCTTTGTGAAACTTTCtacaaattaattcaaattataATTCCTGCTTTAATTGAAACCACTCAAGCAGGACCAAACCTGCGAGCAAGTACGCAGTTGGCTATAAATTTTCTTGTCCATCTGTGAGCAATATTTTGTGGCCACCGAACATAACGTTTTCAATCCTGACAAACTAAGTCGTTCTCTCGAATAGAAAGCTGACTTTCATGTGGCTAATTTTAATTGATCCTAAATGATGTAGTCTGTCTTAGAACGCATAATTTATGCGTTTAAGCGTAGGATGTTTGGTTTTTCATAACCAGAAGCAGTACGTTTTTTTGCCGACGGCATGGCAGAAAAAGGGTTTTCATCAAGCTTTTTCCGAACAACACCAAACCCAAACGCTCGATTGTTATCACGGTTCTCACCTTGAAGCAGTTTGTTTTCCGCCTCGGTAAAACTAAGCACCCACGCGTCGCCCTCCATGGCGGAGTTCTTGCCCTGCAGCGCGATGCACTCCTTCGAGAGCATATCGAATCCTTCGGTTTTGACTTCGGACACGATGTTCGGATGGGGCCACGGTATCTGCGGCAGCGGCCAGTGCGAGGCGGACCGTGGCCACAGTCCGGCACACTTGAAGGCCGGCGTAATTTGTACTATGATCCGCTCTCGTATCCGCAGCTTGACCTCGGTGGTGTCGGCGATCATTTTGACCGAATCCCGGTAGGCACACTTATCGCACGCCTGGGCGACCAGCGTTTGAAAGCGCGAACGAATCTTTCGCGCCGAAAGGTAACCGGAAGCGGTTATGAATTCCACCCAGAGCGACATCGACCGTTTGCGGCCATCGCTCAGCTTTAGCACGGCACAGCCGGGCAGGGTGCCGTCGTCCACGAAGTTCAGCACTCCCATCTGGTTGAGGTAGATGATGATTTCAAACTCCGTCGGTGAAACCACTTCCAGCCCATCGAATCGGCCGTTGTAGTCGTTGAGCGAGGATATAAAGCGAGGCTCCTGTACTTCGACTTCCTTCAGGACGTCCTGAACCACCCGACAGACTTCCTGGATGGTTTTGTGGATCTGCGCCTTCCGGGCCTGAACCCGATCGGCGCAGTATTTGTTCATCTGATAGATGAGTTTGGATTGCACGGCAATCATCTCCGGAGGAACCAACATTTCACTCGACAATTGCTTCCGATAAACTTCGACTTAAAGGTAGACACActcaatttttcgatttttctttaactCTTGTTGCACTTGCACTCTGGATCACTTGTTTCTTCGGAGGTTTGACATTGTTTGCACTAATTAGATCACCATAGCTCCTGATCGCCACGGGTCATCGGGGTCGCAAAGCCGGCGAAAGGGAGAATGGATCCGGCCACGTGCCGCCGCTCTCGCTCACTTGTATTCACACATTGAGTGCTTGCCCACTACTCAGGCTATATCACAGAAAGACTCCACAGAAACCGACAAGATTAATTAGGGTGCCGCCGTCGTGCGCCGCCACAGTGACTGGAAACCCACCGTACCGGTTGCCCGCGTTAGGCCAACAGTTTGCCACTGGTAATCTGGGGGAATTATACAAGCACGCCCGCCGTTGGGGACACGACCGAACCCAACTGATCGATGCAACGCCTCGTACGCCACTGACGGCACTGCTTCAGATGGGTGAAAAATGTTCCTACAAGCAGCCTCTGGCCCGATCCCGTGCTTCCTTGCgcaccggcagcagcagcagcagcagaagtagACGGCTTTGAATGTATTGGTTCCGTAGGAAGCCGGTTGCCGTTGGTAACCGGTTCTGCGCCCGGGCACGGTGCACGACCTATACCAGTTCACCAGCAGACGGAAAGCACCATGTTTTTCTCGCTCCTCGTCGCGCGGCCCTTGTTCTTCTTTGGACGGACGGATGTTTACACAACACCCATCAGCGGCAGCGCAACAGCGGCGTAATGTGTGCAGAGAGGCGCTGGCAGGCCACGCCTTCTAGGGGTTTCGTTGTTTTTCTATGTTTTGCTCATTTGTGAAGAAACTGTCGACGCTGTGTGAGTGAATACATGAGTGGTGGTGTGGTTTAGCTTGGGGCGGTGTGGTAgcgtttgtgtattttttttgcttcttcagTCGCCCCCGCTTGACAAGTCTTTTGGTATGCGTGAATGTTTTGGATTTTGTGTGTTCTTTGTAGTAGGCGATGGGTTACCAATGGTTGAAAATCGATTCggttgaaaatgtttgcttatttcgCGAGTCGCGACAATTCATTTGTCAGTCTAGACGATAGTTTACACTTAAAAATTCACTTAAATCAACAAATCATGTAGTGCTTATTACAGGATCTGAAACAATAAATTCCTCACGTTTTATTCTCTTTCATTTTTGATATCATATAAAGTTGTAATGTTTTTTTCCTATTGCGGAATAACTTGGGCACATATATCGATCGCCTTTCTCTGGGAGGATTGTAATCGGCAACGGAAATGTGTAGCTTGACATTTACTTGTGTAGATGTCAACAGCTTGTATACTACATTACATACAATGATAAGTGTAGATATTTGAAAATATTATTGCATTGAAGATGGGGTGAAACATAACGAGGTTTTCCAGTGGAAAATTACTTTAATTTATGAGAACTAGGATTAGGATGTCCATCATTAGGGCAAGTTCGTCAGAGAACATTTATGGCAATCAATATGGCACCCAATAACTCTTTTCCCTTCGCTTTTTACGCTCACCTACATACTAGGTGAAGAAACCTTGGGAGGACGAAATAACTGGCTTGACGGGAAATGATAGCAAGCAATGGAGACGATAAAAGAACttagaaaaactatctaagcattacgtcgagggagaatttggccaagtatcgacgagcttGGAACGACGTTTGACCGCGTTTATGAGGAGGAAAATGCGTcagaagaaggacagagatcgtgaagagttaGAACATCTGTTCCGGAATGTAGGGGTGTAGGGGGTTTTATGATCCTGTTACATcacctgtcaccgatagcacgagGTTTCaaagggaattatcaggcgcgCTTCATGGGGGCCCGCGCAACTTCGGACCAGatatttaccatccgacagatctatCGGGAGTATTACTTACcctcgcatcacatctttattgatttaaaAGCAGCATTCGACACAGGCGATCAAGAGcggctatggtagataatgcacgaacatggttttccggataTGCGCCAGTTTATCCTTTAGTTTATACTGATCAAAGCTACGTTGGATCGAGTGAAgtatttcgtgcgcatctcggggatactttcgcGTCCTTTGGAGACACGacaagggttgagacaaggtgacggcttatcttgcatgctattcaacatcactcttgagggggtgatccgacgaaagcgaagtctaggaggattgggctaaatataaatgcgtcgaagactaaatacctgaaagaaagaggctcaaaggaaacaatcacgtcccaagaaacattttagcagccataattattcagccatagctgaatatgcttcgaataaaatttatgtaaacaactctacaatacttattcagccgaaattggagaacttatacaacttaTTTCATTTGAGGCGGAAAAACActtatatcgcctctgtgcgccttgtttccagccttgcgcaaattggttctttaaaaatgcgaaaaagcctttattaagctacattacagcttcaaagcagctattagcaagcccaaagcttgacttagatgtttaagagctaaaaaaatatttttttttctaaaactgaACCATAGtttagccacaggttgaataaattcagctaaaaaacgtttgatcagcctggaattcttacttgggtagctgctttcaaagcggcaatggagcttaatagaggcttttacgtgtttttaaataaccaatttgcgtaatactgtcaattctattttgagaacgagaaatagttttgcaatactttttcagtcgcttaatcattGTCTTATCAACCTGTTTGCAgtcaaaaataatctatttttaaatttaaaaaagaatataACACGTCATATTTATcttgctatggcgtcgtatgctatattttaaatttcgaataacttgaattcgtatatgcaagctaattaaaattgcatgtcatctttcgggaattgaaccgccatcttctgatccataagcagTTATTGTATGATCcaccccatctgcatctgcagaacagacagtaaaaatatctttacacgtgaagcagtcgataatgttgaTAACTGACATGTATTTTTGCTGCTAGTCGAATTGCAaaactctatgatctgacagtatgtgtgttGTGAACGGAATGAAAGCTTAGTATTaatttgtaaagccactttaacaccctcaagcagctttaaagtagtttgaaagctgtgagcctaattaAAGCGTCTACTGGTTTATGAAGCctctttaacacctttaagcaaccgtaaaacggttctatgtttatggctgtttagaagcggattgtttagcagaaaaatccgctatttagcttgtttatcagttttggaggaaagctggtttggaaaaacttacagcagcttaaacatcgcttggtcaaacaccatttgagtgcgtactttatgcagcttggatcaCCTTAAACCAACttgtaaacagcaattgctggtttaaggcgatccagtgtgcaagatttttcgaaacagacactgaggaagcctgcaagtcgtaggcgaaatacgtttctgtcacgaataaatataaatagtagaatttaattggaaagtttttaatttccgaagatggcggttcaattcccgaaagatgacgacatgcatttttaattagcttgcatataaaATATAGTTTACGATGCcagagcaaaataaatatgacgcgttccttgtttttaatttaaaaatagattattttttggctgcataaaagttgatgcgattttggttaagcgactgaaaaagaatttcaaaactatttctcgttctaaaaatagaattgacagtattgcgcaaattgattatttaaaaacacgtaaAAGCCTTTAAGTTCCATTGCTGCTTAGAAaacagtaacaatttcaggctgatcaaaggcttttatagctgaatttattcaacctgttcAACCTtcaactatggtttagttttagaaataaaaaccttttttcagctcttaaacatctaaatttggtgattttatcaaacttcgggcttgctaatagctgttTTCTAAGCTGCAATGGAGCCTAATAGAGGTTTTTGAGCGTTttcaaataaccaatttgcgcaaagctggaaacaaggcgcacagaggtcgtataaagggcgatataattgctttacaagtattttttctgtctcaaacgaaataggttgtataagttctccaatttcggctgaataagtattgtagaattgtttaaataaattttattcatggCATATTTAGCtttggctgctaaaatgtttgatcagcacataaatgtttcttggtaGGGCTTTTTTATTATGATGACAAATcatttattcagctagtatagcacaattattgagaatattgacgggttgtggagaggttgaagatgcgcctattctgcttgtgacactattatgtgtaTCAGCTGACTTatagcgcattcgttggctgcttaaacacTGATAGACTACAGAGGCCTttacttaaatttattcagcgtctaccacctgtattcagagttaaatcagcagtAAGCAAATCAGTAGCaatttaattcagcttcggtatTTGTTGGggagcctcccacggacggtaattgTTGTCGGCGACGATTTTGAAGTGGCAGATGAGTTCTACCTGTATTTAGCATAGCTAgtaaccgcggacaacaacactagtaaggagaaaCGCTattatcaagaagcatacgccgccgtacgaagaacagtagttctttatggacttgaaggcGTAACATTGTtcgcggaggacatacgcgcccttgccctgttcgagcggaaggtactgcggatgatatttggtggagtacaaactgaaagcagagagtgacggagacgtatgaatcacaacctataggcactgtttggagagatttcctctggcgaaagtcagtaggttacggtgggccggacaagtCGTAAGGaagccggacgacagtgcgacggaaACAACTCTTCAACAACTGCATCGGCACTAGGAACAGGGGGGCTTAACGTACAAGagagctcgaccaggttgaaagtgaGTTACAACTTCTGAGTGGCCCAAGATAgatttgaatggagacgaccgGGGTGGCTACTAGGCTATTGACGACTACGCATTTGCGATGCCTAGCGAATAGAAAATACATCTAAACAGTGGAAATTGTCCTCAATTTTTGTCTGGTTTTAAGTCCCAAttggggggcccaacgtgttagatggctcgaccatgctgaaccgacttgcgtgtgtcgagacactcaacggcatctacaacatctgggcactattggacaacaatcagagcatcgaaataaagcccggttccggacgactgacgaccctgagcgacaagaagctccaaaggatgaggatgaagaggaagaccgagggaTAAGTGGCTACATTGCTGCGTGCGCTTGGCTgggaggtcggtgcaaccggcctaacagtgaaaaagtacctg contains these protein-coding regions:
- the LOC128745266 gene encoding protein mab-21, whose translation is MLVPPEMIAVQSKLIYQMNKYCADRVQARKAQIHKTIQEVCRVVQDVLKEVEVQEPRFISSLNDYNGRFDGLEVVSPTEFEIIIYLNQMGVLNFVDDGTLPGCAVLKLSDGRKRSMSLWVEFITASGYLSARKIRSRFQTLVAQACDKCAYRDSVKMIADTTEVKLRIRERIIVQITPAFKCAGLWPRSASHWPLPQIPWPHPNIVSEVKTEGFDMLSKECIALQGKNSAMEGDAWVLSFTEAENKLLQGGCRRRCLSILKTLRDRHLDLPGNPVSSYVMKTLLLYECEKHPREMEWDENCMGDRINGIFLQLISCLQCRRCPHYFLPNMDLFKGKSPGALENASKQVWRLTRIMLTNSRCLEEL